One genomic segment of Deltaproteobacteria bacterium includes these proteins:
- a CDS encoding SirA-like protein — protein sequence MMAVKILDTLGLKCPQPVLKIAVKAPDMNPGDILEILGDCPTFEKDVRTWCERLGKIFLSIRDEEGNKKRIQIQF from the coding sequence ATCATGGCAGTAAAAATTTTAGATACCTTAGGTCTTAAGTGTCCTCAGCCAGTCCTTAAAATAGCAGTGAAGGCCCCGGATATGAATCCAGGTGATATTTTGGAGATATTAGGAGACTGCCCAACCTTCGAGAAAGATGTGCGTACGTGGTGTGAGCGGCTTGGGAAGATCTTCCTCTCCATAAGAGATGAAGAGGGAAACAAGAAGAGGATTCAGATACAATTTTAG
- a CDS encoding hybrid sensor histidine kinase/response regulator: MKNELKCWEFFGCSEEECPVYKLKKPRCWLVPGTRCRKESQGNVPEKIGMCLECEVLRANIDDDSVQETLRVVNEEFMQLKSMVDKRDRESEKVNMELALGLSEVFEALKKISSGDPAVRIPDTSGPELITELKHIVNLTAEELGEIVNLSHEFAIGLAEHFDVLHRVSEGDLTARVCGISQVELLEMLKKLTNQMIESAQREIAERKQAEKALKEARNGLEIRIKERTAELIRTNALLKQEIVERQLAEEALIRAKEDWENTFDAITDMVMLLDKEHQIIRVNRAAAEALNTAKETLAGKKCYEVIHRKSHPIKECPLMLTMKTLKHITAEITEPNIGGTFICSTSPLLDREGKLTGYTHTLKDITKSKHLEAQLRHTQKMEAVGTLAGGIAHDFNNLLMGIQGHISLMLMHIDSSHPHFKHFKGMEDMIERGADLTRQLLGFARGGKYEVKPTDLNELIDKSCEMFGRTKKEIMIHKKYQKGIWSVEVDQGQMEQVLLNLYVNAWQAMPQGGNLYIETINLVLAEDYARPFGLEAGNYVKISVADTGVGMDKATQQRIFEPFFTTKEVGIGTGLGLASVYGIIKNHDGIINVYSEKGKGTIFNIYLPASEKDVTLKEKRLADDNEPLRGTGTILLVDDEDMIVEVGQEMLTSMGYKVLPARSGKEAIEIYRRYNDKIDMVILDMIMPDINGGDVYDTLKEINPEIKVLLSSGYSLNGKANKILERGCNGFIQKPFNTGQLSEALRKILHPDL; the protein is encoded by the coding sequence ATGAAAAATGAATTGAAATGCTGGGAGTTCTTTGGATGCAGCGAGGAGGAATGCCCGGTTTACAAGCTTAAAAAGCCGAGGTGCTGGCTAGTCCCAGGAACCCGTTGCCGGAAAGAGTCCCAGGGAAATGTTCCGGAAAAGATAGGAATGTGTCTTGAATGTGAGGTCTTGAGGGCGAATATAGATGACGATTCAGTACAAGAGACGCTAAGGGTTGTAAATGAAGAATTCATGCAACTTAAGAGCATGGTTGATAAACGAGACAGGGAGTCGGAAAAAGTCAATATGGAGTTGGCCTTGGGCTTATCCGAGGTCTTTGAAGCGTTAAAAAAGATCTCTTCAGGAGATCCTGCAGTAAGGATACCCGATACCTCGGGACCGGAGCTGATTACTGAATTAAAACATATAGTCAACCTGACAGCCGAAGAACTTGGAGAAATCGTTAATCTCTCTCATGAGTTCGCCATAGGTCTCGCCGAACATTTCGACGTATTGCACAGGGTGTCAGAAGGTGACCTGACTGCCAGGGTATGCGGAATTTCGCAAGTAGAACTATTAGAGATGCTGAAAAAGCTAACAAACCAGATGATTGAAAGTGCACAAAGGGAAATCGCGGAGCGCAAGCAGGCGGAGAAGGCGCTTAAGGAAGCCCGCAACGGGCTGGAAATCAGGATTAAGGAGCGAACGGCAGAGCTAATAAGGACCAATGCGCTTTTGAAACAGGAGATAGTTGAACGACAACTGGCAGAGGAGGCGCTGATTCGAGCCAAGGAGGACTGGGAGAATACATTTGATGCCATAACCGATATGGTTATGCTTCTGGACAAGGAGCACCAGATTATCCGGGTAAATAGGGCCGCAGCAGAGGCCCTGAACACCGCTAAAGAGACTTTAGCGGGGAAAAAATGCTATGAGGTAATCCACAGGAAAAGCCATCCTATTAAGGAATGCCCGTTGATGCTCACTATGAAAACATTGAAACACATTACTGCAGAGATAACCGAACCCAATATAGGCGGGACATTTATATGCTCTACTTCTCCCCTGTTGGATCGTGAAGGAAAACTGACCGGTTACACTCATACCCTAAAAGATATTACCAAGTCAAAGCATCTTGAGGCCCAACTTCGACATACCCAGAAGATGGAGGCCGTCGGCACCCTGGCAGGTGGAATCGCCCATGACTTTAACAACCTGCTCATGGGTATCCAGGGGCATATATCTTTGATGTTGATGCATATTGACTCCAGCCACCCTCATTTTAAACATTTCAAGGGAATGGAAGATATGATTGAAAGAGGTGCAGATCTTACAAGGCAGCTCTTAGGCTTTGCCAGAGGTGGCAAATACGAGGTTAAACCGACTGATCTAAACGAGTTGATAGATAAAAGCTGCGAGATGTTTGGCCGTACGAAAAAGGAGATAATGATTCACAAGAAATACCAAAAAGGCATTTGGTCCGTGGAAGTGGATCAGGGACAGATGGAGCAGGTGTTGTTAAACCTCTATGTCAATGCCTGGCAGGCCATGCCGCAAGGAGGAAACCTCTATATTGAGACAATCAATCTTGTACTTGCCGAAGACTATGCCAGGCCTTTTGGTCTGGAGGCTGGCAATTATGTAAAGATATCTGTAGCCGATACGGGGGTCGGTATGGACAAGGCTACCCAGCAAAGGATATTTGAGCCGTTTTTTACCACCAAAGAGGTGGGTATTGGAACAGGGTTAGGTCTTGCCTCTGTTTATGGGATCATCAAGAATCATGATGGCATCATCAATGTTTATAGTGAAAAGGGCAAGGGGACCATCTTTAATATTTATCTGCCGGCTTCGGAGAAGGATGTAACACTGAAAGAAAAGAGGCTGGCTGACGATAACGAGCCTTTAAGGGGCACAGGGACCATCCTTCTTGTAGATGACGAGGACATGATTGTTGAAGTCGGTCAAGAGATGCTTACATCAATGGGTTACAAGGTGTTGCCGGCCAGATCTGGGAAAGAGGCCATAGAGATTTACAGGAGATACAATGACAAGATCGATATGGTAATCCTGGATATGATCATGCCGGATATAAATGGCGGCGATGTCTATGACACACTCAAAGAGATCAACCCGGAGATAAAGGTGCTTCTTTCAAGCGGTTACAGCTTAAACGGTAAGGCGAACAAAATACTTGAGCGCGGCTGCAACGGATTTATTCAGAAGCCCTTCAATACAGGTCAGCTATCCGAGGCCTTAAGAAAGATCCTTCATCCCGATCTCTGA
- a CDS encoding TIGR01212 family radical SAM protein, with protein MKYLSLNQYLRSVFGERVQKISLDAGFTCPNRDGTKGRGGCIYCDARGSGTGAYRSGKDIAEQMKAGINWAGRRYGAGKFIAYFQSFSNTYAPVGRLEAIYTQALVGPEVVGLSIGTRPDCVDKERLELISRLGEGRMVWMEYGLQSASDVTLARINRRHTVSDFIKAVEVSREYGLMTCAHVIFGLPGEGRSEMENTIRLLSDLRIDGVKFHQLYIVKNTRLNRLYRAGNYRPIEQEDYVEMVAWALANLPEGTVIQRLTGDPPRNDLVAPGWSMDKKRTISMIQNRVKLESPVQEL; from the coding sequence GTGAAGTATCTCAGTCTTAATCAGTATTTACGTTCGGTTTTTGGAGAACGGGTACAAAAGATTTCCCTGGATGCGGGTTTTACTTGCCCCAACCGGGATGGGACCAAGGGCAGGGGCGGTTGCATATACTGCGATGCCAGAGGCTCAGGGACCGGCGCTTACAGATCAGGTAAGGATATAGCTGAGCAGATGAAGGCGGGCATCAACTGGGCTGGCAGGCGCTATGGCGCCGGTAAGTTTATTGCCTACTTTCAGTCTTTCTCCAATACATATGCTCCGGTCGGCAGGCTTGAGGCCATCTACACACAGGCCCTTGTGGGACCGGAGGTCGTGGGGCTCTCCATCGGCACACGCCCGGATTGCGTAGACAAAGAGCGTCTGGAGCTGATTTCACGCCTTGGTGAGGGACGCATGGTCTGGATGGAATACGGACTCCAGAGCGCCTCTGATGTCACGCTTGCCAGGATCAACAGGAGGCATACGGTGTCTGATTTCATCAAGGCCGTTGAGGTTTCAAGGGAATACGGCCTGATGACCTGCGCCCATGTCATCTTTGGGTTGCCCGGGGAAGGGCGCAGCGAGATGGAAAATACCATCAGGCTACTCTCAGACCTCCGGATAGATGGAGTCAAGTTTCACCAGCTTTACATCGTGAAAAATACCAGGCTTAACAGGCTGTACAGGGCTGGTAACTATAGGCCCATTGAACAGGAAGATTATGTGGAAATGGTGGCCTGGGCCCTGGCAAACCTGCCGGAGGGAACGGTAATCCAGAGGCTCACGGGAGATCCGCCCAGGAATGATCTGGTGGCTCCCGGCTGGTCCATGGACAAGAAACGGACCATATCCATGATCCAGAACAGGGTAAAATTAGAGTCGCCGGTTCAGGAATTGTGA
- the hemG gene encoding protoporphyrinogen oxidase: protein MARVIIAGGGLSGLSLAWFLKELRAGWEVLVLEKEARAGGKAWTIEEDGFVCEKGVNGVLDNKPSTLALAARLGLEPLRSNDAARRRFVIKNGQLIQLPVSPAQFLSSKILSLPGRLRVLAEALLPKGDLSRDESLADFARRRLGREAFEYLIDPMATGIYAGDPEKLSLRSCFPRIHELERDYGSLIRAMIRLRREARKRGKKGPGAGPGGVLTSFATGMNELVDALVRALGPAVRLNSSVASISKRNAGWRISLKDGEELDASHVVLACPVKAVSEVLKETAPDIVELAVQINYPPVSIVCMGIRQGTTENPMNGFGFLAPGNERRSILGALWDSSIFPGRAPEGYQLTRTLVGGARAPDLAGLPDASLLDLVIKEFSELVGLKRAPEFVKIFRWKEAIPQYEKGHQALAFGIDSALRSYPGLHIRCNWLGGISLNDCVANSEMLARQLAS, encoded by the coding sequence ATGGCTAGGGTAATAATAGCAGGAGGCGGGTTATCAGGCCTGTCCCTTGCCTGGTTTCTCAAGGAACTCAGGGCCGGCTGGGAGGTCCTGGTACTTGAGAAGGAGGCCAGGGCCGGAGGCAAGGCATGGACCATAGAAGAAGACGGCTTTGTGTGCGAGAAGGGCGTAAACGGCGTGCTTGACAACAAGCCTTCAACCCTTGCCCTTGCCGCCAGGCTCGGACTTGAGCCCCTGAGGAGCAATGATGCGGCAAGACGCCGTTTTGTGATAAAGAACGGGCAATTGATTCAGCTCCCTGTATCACCCGCGCAGTTCTTAAGCTCGAAAATACTCTCTCTGCCCGGGCGATTAAGGGTTCTGGCCGAGGCCCTTTTGCCAAAAGGCGATCTCTCCAGGGATGAGTCCCTGGCTGATTTTGCAAGAAGGCGTCTCGGCAGGGAGGCCTTTGAATATCTCATAGATCCCATGGCCACAGGGATATATGCCGGAGATCCGGAAAAACTGTCTCTTCGCAGCTGCTTTCCGAGGATCCACGAACTTGAGCGTGACTACGGCAGCTTGATCAGGGCCATGATCCGGCTTCGGAGAGAGGCAAGAAAAAGGGGTAAAAAAGGGCCGGGTGCCGGTCCGGGCGGCGTTCTCACTTCTTTTGCCACAGGCATGAACGAGCTCGTAGATGCCCTTGTCCGGGCATTGGGTCCTGCGGTACGGCTGAATTCTTCCGTGGCTTCGATTTCAAAGCGGAACGCCGGCTGGCGTATCTCTTTAAAAGACGGGGAGGAACTTGATGCCAGCCACGTGGTGCTGGCATGTCCTGTTAAGGCGGTTTCAGAAGTCCTTAAGGAGACTGCCCCGGATATTGTCGAACTTGCGGTGCAGATAAATTATCCCCCTGTGAGTATTGTGTGTATGGGTATCAGACAGGGAACTACTGAGAATCCCATGAATGGATTCGGATTCCTTGCCCCCGGCAATGAAAGGCGATCGATCCTTGGAGCACTCTGGGATTCTTCCATCTTCCCCGGCAGGGCCCCTGAGGGTTATCAGCTGACAAGGACCCTGGTAGGCGGTGCAAGGGCCCCGGACCTGGCCGGACTCCCCGATGCATCTCTTCTGGACCTGGTAATAAAAGAATTTTCAGAGCTTGTAGGATTAAAGAGGGCCCCGGAGTTTGTGAAGATCTTCCGGTGGAAGGAGGCCATTCCACAGTACGAAAAAGGACACCAGGCCCTTGCTTTTGGAATCGACTCCGCCCTGAGATCTTATCCCGGGCTCCATATCAGGTGTAATTGGCTTGGCGGTATTAGTCTCAATGACTGTGTTGCAAATTCGGAAATGCTTGCAAGACAACTTGCAAGCTGA
- the hemH gene encoding ferrochelatase, giving the protein MIGIVFLNMGGPDSLAAVRPFLYNLFSDREIIQLGPRFLQPIIAWAISMRRAPKSRAAYAKIGGMSPLASITRAQAKAVEQSLNEKLQEKVLCLAGMRYWDPRTPDILHNMKDRDIAKVLGLSLYPHYSRATSGSSIGEFARCAGKLGLETHVIDSFPDHPGYIAALADIIQEGLKKIRGRDEFALVYSAHSLPKSMVEEGDPYVKHLHRTITALEELTGLKGRLCYQSRSGPVEWLEPATDALLNELAEKGFHNLLVLPISFVSDHVETLYEIDILYSGMMAEKGVRLIRTPSLNDRPLFINALSDLVEQGLKKAGWLG; this is encoded by the coding sequence ATGATAGGGATAGTTTTCCTTAACATGGGGGGGCCGGATTCCCTGGCTGCAGTGAGGCCTTTTCTTTATAACCTCTTTTCAGACCGGGAAATCATTCAACTGGGGCCCCGCTTTTTGCAGCCCATTATTGCCTGGGCAATATCCATGCGGCGGGCTCCTAAGAGCCGGGCCGCGTATGCAAAGATCGGGGGCATGAGTCCGCTCGCCTCCATTACCAGAGCACAGGCCAAGGCCGTCGAACAATCGCTTAATGAAAAACTGCAGGAAAAAGTACTTTGCCTTGCAGGGATGAGGTACTGGGACCCGCGGACCCCGGACATTCTGCATAATATGAAAGACAGAGACATTGCCAAGGTGCTTGGGCTTTCTCTTTACCCGCACTATAGCCGGGCCACCAGCGGTTCTTCCATAGGAGAGTTCGCAAGGTGCGCAGGGAAGCTTGGTCTTGAGACCCATGTCATAGACAGCTTCCCGGATCATCCAGGGTATATAGCGGCCCTGGCGGATATCATACAGGAAGGCCTGAAGAAGATAAGGGGCAGGGATGAATTCGCCCTGGTATACAGCGCCCACAGCCTGCCCAAAAGCATGGTAGAAGAAGGTGATCCCTATGTGAAGCATCTCCATCGTACCATCACGGCCCTTGAGGAACTGACCGGGCTTAAGGGCCGTCTGTGCTATCAGAGCAGGAGCGGTCCTGTGGAGTGGCTTGAGCCAGCGACCGACGCCTTGCTGAATGAGCTTGCAGAAAAGGGTTTTCATAACCTTTTGGTTCTGCCTATAAGTTTTGTGTCGGATCATGTAGAGACACTCTATGAGATTGACATCCTTTACTCAGGGATGATGGCCGAAAAGGGAGTGCGACTTATTCGCACACCTTCCCTCAATGACAGGCCTCTGTTTATCAATGCGCTCTCCGACCTGGTGGAACAAGGTCTTAAGAAGGCAGGATGGCTAGGGTAA
- a CDS encoding uroporphyrinogen decarboxylase — MNEAFLRACNGEAVRPVPVWLMRQAGRYLPAYQEVRKKTDFLTLCKTPELAAEVTIQPVDILGVDAAILFSDILIPLECMGIGLDFHEGRGPVLDPAVRTEQDLERLHPIDPDADVSFVLETIRILRKELGGKVPLIGFSGAPFTLATYMIEGGSSRSFVNTKRMLFESPSLFSRLMDLITEVVFSYLKAQIKAGAQAIQVFDTWAGILTKEDYNRCALPYVTSILKGLEGLEVPFIYFVYDGGHILEIIRDSGAGVIGLDWRTDIETAISRLGTDVIVQGNLDPCALFLPEHELRARVDSVLRQGRGAKAHIFNLGHGILPEISPGKARLLVELVHELSA, encoded by the coding sequence ATGAACGAAGCCTTTTTAAGGGCCTGTAACGGCGAGGCCGTCAGGCCGGTGCCGGTCTGGCTCATGAGGCAGGCAGGGAGATATCTTCCTGCCTACCAGGAGGTCAGAAAAAAAACAGACTTTCTCACCCTCTGCAAGACCCCGGAGCTTGCGGCAGAGGTTACCATCCAGCCGGTGGATATACTTGGGGTTGATGCAGCCATACTCTTTTCCGATATACTGATTCCCCTTGAGTGCATGGGAATAGGGCTTGATTTCCACGAGGGAAGAGGTCCTGTCCTGGATCCTGCCGTAAGGACCGAGCAGGACCTTGAAAGGCTTCATCCCATAGATCCGGATGCCGACGTATCATTCGTACTTGAAACCATCCGGATCTTGAGGAAAGAACTTGGTGGCAAGGTCCCGCTGATAGGTTTTTCAGGGGCGCCTTTTACACTTGCCACATATATGATAGAAGGAGGTTCCTCCAGGAGCTTTGTAAATACAAAGAGGATGCTGTTTGAATCCCCGTCTCTCTTTTCACGCCTCATGGATCTGATAACCGAAGTGGTCTTTTCTTACCTGAAGGCCCAGATCAAGGCGGGCGCCCAGGCCATACAGGTATTTGATACATGGGCAGGGATCCTGACCAAGGAGGATTACAACAGATGCGCCCTCCCGTATGTGACCAGTATTCTTAAAGGACTTGAGGGCTTGGAAGTACCCTTTATCTACTTTGTCTATGACGGAGGACATATACTTGAAATCATACGTGATTCAGGCGCCGGGGTCATAGGGCTGGATTGGCGCACGGACATCGAAACCGCCATATCAAGACTTGGAACAGACGTCATAGTCCAGGGGAATCTGGACCCATGTGCCCTGTTCCTCCCCGAGCATGAACTGAGAGCCAGGGTGGATTCCGTATTGCGACAGGGCCGCGGAGCCAAGGCCCATATCTTTAATCTGGGCCACGGTATCCTGCCTGAGATATCTCCCGGGAAGGCAAGGCTCCTGGTAGAACTGGTCCACGAGTTGTCCGCCTGA
- a CDS encoding radical SAM/SPASM domain-containing protein translates to MEFIPKWLAWEITRRCNLHCVHCRSSSELEAKGHPDFSTSEAFRVLDDIACYAKPVVVLSGGEPLLRKDVFDIARYGADKSLRMCLATNGTFVTPEVCTRLKDSGICMVSLSLDGATAEVHDNFRQQPGAFEYAINAARLFREHGISFLINSSFTRRNQDEIPKVYRLAKQIGATAWYMFMIVPTGRGKEIMEELISAEDYETLLNWHYEMERKEKDILVRPTCAPHYYRIRLQKAKERGERVKHRSLKFSTGGSKGCLAGQLIAFIDVDGNVLPCSYFPLPAGNIHEHSFREIWEESPLFKELRDFSSYKGRCGACEYIRVCGGCRARAYAVHGDYLAEEPFCSYVPRKMRKKAVADLP, encoded by the coding sequence ATGGAGTTTATACCCAAATGGCTGGCATGGGAGATAACCAGGCGCTGCAACCTTCACTGTGTACATTGCAGATCTTCTTCAGAACTGGAGGCAAAAGGGCATCCTGACTTTTCCACCTCGGAGGCCTTCAGGGTCCTGGATGACATAGCATGCTATGCAAAGCCGGTGGTAGTCCTCTCAGGCGGAGAGCCGCTGTTGAGAAAAGACGTGTTTGACATCGCCCGGTATGGTGCAGATAAGTCCCTGAGGATGTGCCTTGCCACCAACGGCACCTTTGTGACTCCGGAGGTCTGCACCAGGTTAAAGGATTCCGGCATATGCATGGTCTCTCTCAGTCTTGACGGGGCCACGGCCGAGGTCCATGACAATTTCCGCCAGCAGCCGGGCGCCTTTGAATACGCCATAAATGCCGCCAGGCTCTTCAGGGAGCACGGCATAAGCTTTTTGATCAATTCTTCCTTTACTCGCAGGAACCAGGATGAAATCCCCAAGGTTTACAGGCTGGCCAAGCAGATAGGGGCTACTGCGTGGTATATGTTCATGATCGTGCCGACCGGGCGTGGAAAGGAGATCATGGAAGAGCTTATCTCCGCCGAAGACTATGAGACCCTGCTCAACTGGCATTACGAGATGGAAAGGAAAGAGAAAGATATTCTTGTCAGGCCCACCTGCGCGCCGCATTACTACCGTATTCGTCTCCAAAAGGCCAAGGAACGGGGTGAAAGGGTAAAGCACAGGAGCCTCAAGTTTTCCACCGGCGGCTCCAAGGGTTGCCTGGCAGGCCAGTTGATCGCATTTATCGACGTAGACGGGAACGTGCTTCCCTGCAGCTACTTCCCTTTACCGGCAGGGAATATTCATGAACACTCCTTCAGGGAGATTTGGGAAGAGAGTCCTCTTTTCAAGGAACTAAGAGATTTTTCTTCCTATAAAGGACGCTGCGGTGCATGTGAATATATCAGGGTTTGCGGGGGATGCAGGGCCAGGGCCTATGCAGTCCACGGTGACTATCTTGCTGAAGAGCCTTTCTGCAGCTACGTGCCGAGGAAGATGAGAAAAAAGGCCGTTGCAGATTTACCGTAA
- a CDS encoding DDE transposase: YGSKRGDELPEDLSTAEKRLAKIKEAKKYLEARKKAEAKKSKESHKKHGRKSQKPDDTVKPETKVNMTDSESRIQKTSKGYIQGYNAQAVATEDQIVIACDVVNEANDIHQLKPMLEQAQQNLSEIDVYAKTVLADAGYCSDDNLEYLESKDEINALVSTRKEQEMRKAESGSKNIRHRSDRYKAMDRNLQNPVSRYIYGFRKRIIEPVFGQMKHCQGFPGFLLRGLEKVKNEFTLWCSAHNILKLYRYGDRKTAI, encoded by the coding sequence TATGGCAGCAAACGTGGTGATGAACTTCCTGAGGATTTGAGTACTGCAGAAAAAAGGCTTGCAAAGATCAAAGAGGCTAAAAAATACCTGGAAGCCAGAAAAAAGGCTGAAGCCAAAAAGAGCAAGGAGTCTCATAAGAAACACGGCAGAAAATCTCAAAAGCCTGACGACACAGTGAAGCCTGAAACCAAGGTCAATATGACCGATTCTGAGAGTCGTATTCAGAAGACGTCCAAAGGTTATATTCAAGGTTATAATGCTCAGGCCGTAGCTACAGAAGACCAGATAGTTATTGCCTGTGACGTGGTGAATGAGGCCAATGACATTCATCAGCTTAAACCTATGCTGGAGCAGGCACAGCAGAATCTTTCAGAAATAGATGTTTACGCAAAGACAGTCCTTGCTGACGCAGGGTATTGCAGTGACGATAATCTTGAATACCTGGAATCCAAGGATGAAATAAACGCTCTTGTTTCAACCCGGAAAGAGCAAGAGATGAGAAAGGCCGAATCCGGCTCCAAAAATATCAGGCACCGTTCCGACAGATACAAGGCCATGGACAGGAACCTCCAAAACCCAGTCAGTCGATATATTTATGGATTTCGCAAGCGAATAATTGAACCTGTATTTGGGCAGATGAAACATTGTCAGGGTTTCCCCGGCTTTCTCTTACGTGGACTTGAGAAGGTTAAGAACGAATTCACCTTATGGTGCAGTGCGCACAATATTTTGAAGCTATACAGATATGGCGACAGAAAAACGGCAATATGA
- a CDS encoding type II toxin-antitoxin system prevent-host-death family antitoxin: MKEGGGHMKTMAISEFKAHALKVLNEVAKSQETIVITKRGKPLAKVVPHRKSEMKPVPGKLADAFVFEKDIITPLGEGLWEACQ, from the coding sequence ATGAAAGAAGGAGGTGGTCACATGAAAACAATGGCCATAAGTGAATTCAAGGCACATGCGTTAAAGGTACTCAACGAAGTTGCAAAATCCCAAGAAACCATCGTTATAACGAAAAGAGGAAAACCCCTTGCTAAAGTCGTTCCGCATCGCAAATCCGAAATGAAGCCCGTACCAGGCAAACTTGCGGATGCCTTTGTTTTTGAAAAGGATATAATCACTCCGCTTGGTGAAGGATTGTGGGAAGCATGTCAATAA
- a CDS encoding cation diffusion facilitator family transporter, with protein sequence MTETKPNKDSGLRIARRRAALSVGLNLLLSVAKGLAGVFANSTALISDAIHSATDVLASGAAYVGLWVAGKRHPSFPYGLYKAETVATLVISMAVLLAAYEIGRNAIFGPVRIPDVSLAFPVAAGSLAASWLFGFFQLRAGRRLNSPALIADARDYLADSLSTGVVLIGLIGAHYGYALDRWAAAVVSVFVFRSGGQLLIMALRDLLDASIDRETERAIIKLVESHPLISEVDRCLSRTAGGRFIVDLDVVLRTKSHEIADRVADRLEEDILSQFPRVVMSRIRPHFGYSPVLHSVMPVTGPEGKMAENIARAPWFLIEARERETGKVLKREFVENPYRREERKRGYLVGKWLLSLKPDQITVASEREGTAIALLREAGVEIIVSHGDEAADTNTS encoded by the coding sequence TTGACAGAGACAAAGCCAAACAAGGATTCAGGGCTCAGGATCGCAAGACGAAGGGCGGCCTTATCTGTGGGGCTCAATCTCTTGCTCTCTGTGGCAAAAGGCCTGGCAGGAGTTTTTGCAAACAGCACGGCCCTGATCAGTGATGCCATACACTCTGCCACGGATGTACTCGCCTCCGGGGCGGCGTATGTCGGCCTCTGGGTGGCTGGGAAACGGCATCCCTCATTTCCTTACGGCCTTTACAAGGCGGAGACCGTGGCCACACTGGTGATCTCTATGGCTGTGCTGTTGGCGGCTTATGAGATTGGGCGAAACGCGATATTCGGTCCTGTCAGAATTCCGGATGTCTCTCTGGCCTTTCCGGTGGCTGCGGGTTCTCTGGCGGCATCGTGGCTGTTTGGTTTCTTCCAGCTCCGTGCCGGCAGAAGGCTGAACTCTCCGGCCCTGATTGCGGACGCCAGGGATTATCTGGCAGACAGCCTTTCTACAGGAGTGGTCCTCATAGGACTGATAGGCGCCCATTACGGATATGCTCTGGATAGATGGGCGGCAGCCGTTGTCTCCGTTTTTGTCTTCAGATCTGGCGGACAGCTTTTGATAATGGCGTTGAGGGACCTTTTGGATGCCTCGATAGACAGGGAGACTGAGCGGGCCATCATAAAGCTGGTGGAGTCCCATCCGCTGATTTCAGAAGTTGATCGTTGTCTCAGCAGAACCGCAGGCGGACGTTTTATTGTTGATCTTGACGTGGTTCTCAGGACCAAGTCGCATGAGATTGCCGACCGGGTGGCGGACCGCCTGGAAGAGGACATATTGAGCCAGTTTCCAAGGGTGGTCATGTCGAGAATCAGGCCCCATTTCGGCTACTCCCCTGTTTTACACTCTGTCATGCCGGTTACCGGTCCGGAAGGAAAGATGGCTGAAAATATCGCCAGGGCCCCATGGTTCCTGATTGAGGCAAGGGAGCGGGAAACAGGAAAGGTCCTGAAACGGGAATTTGTAGAAAATCCTTACCGGCGGGAAGAGCGAAAACGCGGGTATCTCGTCGGGAAATGGCTGCTCTCTCTTAAGCCGGATCAGATTACGGTTGCCAGCGAGCGCGAGGGTACGGCGATAGCCCTGCTGAGAGAGGCCGGGGTCGAGATAATCGTATCTCATGGGGACGAAGCGGCTGACACGAACACCTCATAA